The sequence below is a genomic window from Citricoccus muralis.
TGGTCAAGGCTGTGGGCGGGCGCATGCCACCTCCTCGCGCAGTCGAGCAGCGGCAACGCGCGGGCTCGGCGCGGAAGCAATCGCGGACACCACGCAGATCCCGTCGACTCCGGTGGCCGCGACCGAGCGGGCGCGCTCTCGGTCAATGCCGCCGATGGCGACCGCGGGCAGTGCGGGCGCCTCGGGGTGCTGGGAACAGGCTGCGTCGCGAACCCGGAGCCGATCTCGCAGGCCATCGATCCCTAAAGGCTCGGCGGCGTCGGGCTTAGTGGCGGTGACCCAGACGGGGCCAATGCCAATCACATCCGGGCGGGCATCGCCCTCGGCCCGGGCAGCAGAGTCCACCTCAGCTGCCGAAGAAGTGGACAGCCCGATCAGCACTTTCTCGCCGAGGACGCCACGGGCTCGGGCGACAGAATCGTCGGACTGGCCCACGTGCAGGTGGCAGCCGGTGACGCGGGCGACCTCCAGCCGGTCGTTGACGAAGAGGGGGACCTGTTCGAAACGGGCCACCCCCACCTCCTCCACGATGCGGGCCCGGCAGGCGCGCACCAGCTGAATCAGAGCATCGTCGTCGAGGGTTTTGTCGCGTACCTGGATGACGGTCGCACCCCCAGCCACCGCCGCGGCCGCCACCTCGGGCACTCGGGCCGGGCCGCCGGAATACCCGGTGTCGGTGACGTGGTAGAGCGACCAGTCAATGGCGGCGGCGCGCTCGGCCCGCTCGCGGGGGCTCATGCGTGCTCCTCCACCGTGACCAGCTCGCCGACCCGTTCCGGAGTGAGCTCGTGGAGGGCATCCATCCAGGCCACGCTGAAGCTACCGGGGCGCACGGTGGTCTCGGCCGCCAGGGTGCCCGCCGCGGAGAGCAGGGCATGGGCGGCCAGCACGGCGTCGTGATCGGAGTGAACCTCCACTCCGAAACGCACGGCCCCCAGGGCCGCCGCCGTCACCGCGCCCAAGGAACATCCGGTGCCGATCACCTGTTGCATCACCGGGTGCCCGCCGGTCACCTGGCTCACCCGCCCCAGCGAGACGATGGCGTCACTCGGTCCGGACACCGCTACCACGGCCCCGGTGCGCTCGGCCAGGGCCCGGGCGGAGTCCAGCACGGTCTCGACGGCGTCGGTGGCATCCACCCCGCGGCCCCCGGAACCGGCCCCGGCCAGCGCCAGGATCTCCGAGGCGTTGCCGCGGATCGCGCTCGGCCGCCCCTCCACCAGCTCGTGAGCCAGCCGGGTGCGCACGCTGAGTCCACCCACCGCCACCGGGTCCAACACCCAGGGAGTCTCGGTCTCGCCGGCGGCAGCCACCGCGGCACGCATCGCGTCGGCTGTCGCATCGGAGATGGTGCCGAGGTTGACCAGCACCCCGTCGGCCACCCGCGCGAATTCGGGGGCCTCTACCGGGTGCGCCACCATCGCCGGGGCCGCACCCACGGCCAGCAGCACGTTGGCGGTGATCTGTTGGACCACCGTATTGGTCAGGCACTGCACCAGCGGCGCCCGTTCGCGGAGCAGATGCAGTTCGGGAAACGTCGTCATCAGTTCATCACCAGCCCGCCGTCAACCACCAGGTTCTGCCCGGTGACCGCCCGGGATCCCTCACTGGCGAAGAACAGCACCGCGTCGGCGAACTGGGCGGGGGTGGTGACCTCGCGCAGCGGCGTGGCGGCGGCAATCGCGTCGAACACTTCGTCCGGAGTGGCCGACGACGCATCCGTGCTGCGCAGCAGTCCGCCGGAAACCATGTTCACCCGCACCCCGCGCGGACCCAACTCGGCGGCAAACGTCCTGGTCAGCGCCAACAATCCCGCCTTCGCCGCGGTGTAGTCGTGGTATGGCACCACCGGATTCTGCACCAGATTCGTACCCACATTGATCACCCGGGCCTCCCCGGCCTCCTCAAAGTCCGGCAGCGCGGCTTGGATCAGGTGCAGTGCACCCTCCACCGCGCCCTCGTACTGGCGGGCAAAATCCGCGCCCGTGATCTGCTCGACGCTGGGCCGCGCGTCCCCGTTGAAGGAGAAGTCCACCAGGGCATTGTTGACGACGACGTTCACCGGCGCCCCGAACCGTTCACGCCCGGCACTCACCAGGGCCTGCACCTCGTCACGGTGGCGCACATCAGCCCGGACGGCCACCGTTCGATCCGGGTGCCGCGCCACCAGTTCCTCGGCGGCGTCTCGGCTGGAAAGGTACCCGATCACCACCCGCGCTCCGGCTTCGAGAAACGCCTCAGTGAGGTGGCGGCCCAGGCCGCGAGCGCCTCCGGTGACGACGACGATGCGGTCACTCAGGTCAGGGGCGGCAGAAACCGGTCGGGACGCAGTGCCCGGGGTGGTGGGAGGAGAGGCGACGGTAGCTGAGGTCACGGTGGGCCTTTCTGACGGTGGCCAAGAGAGACCACCGGGATGCGCAAACCGACACCTCGCTGTGGACGTCCCTTCGCCAGTACGAACTGGATCAGGTTCAACGGGTGTTATCTCAGCCGCCCGGATCCCACAAGGATCGGCGGCACCCCGCGTCACTTCCCACCACTGTAGGCCACCAGGCCCAGTGCGCGGAAGGGCGCCGGCCAGGTTACTGCTGCGGCGCAGACACCGAGCCGCAGCTGCGGGTCAGCTCAGCCCCGAGATCTGACCGTCGACGACGCTCATCCCGTCGGCGGCGGGACGGCGCGGCAGCCCGGGCATGGTGAGAATCTGCCCGGTCAGCGCCACCAGGAATCCCGCACCCGGACGCCGTCGCAGTTCCCGGATGCTCACGGTGAAGCCCTCGGGCGCCCCCATCCGTGCAGGGTCATCGGAGAACGAGTACGGGGTTTTCGCCATGCACACTGGCACCCGGTCCTCACCCGCAGCTTCCAGGTCAGCCAGCTGCCGCGCCGCGAGCGCAGAGTATTCCACGCCGGCCCCACCGTAGATCTCGGTGACGATGCGCTCGATCCTCTCCCGCGCCCCGGTCTCGGGCGTGAACAGCCCCTCGGCGGTGCGCCCTTGCTCCAGGGCGGCGCGCACGTGCCCGGCGAGCTCCTCGGCCCCCGCCCCGCCGTGTGCCCACACCTCGGTTACCGCACAGGCCACGCCCTGGTCCCGGCACCAGTCCTGTAGCCAAGCCAGTTCGGCGTCGTCGTCCTGGGTGAAGCGGTTGATGGCCACCACCACCGGCGCCCCGAAGCGTTGCATGTTTTCCACGTGGCGGCCGAGATTGACGACTCCGGCCTCCAGTGCGGCCAGGTGTTCCTCTAGGCCGGCCGTGCCCGGATCGTTCAGCGTGGCCAATCCCATGCCCCCGTTGAATTTCAGCGCGCGCACGGTGGCCACCACCACGACGGCGTTGGGCATTGCGCCCGCGGTCGGCCCGGTGATCTGCATAAACTTCTCCGCGCCCAGATCCGCCCCGAACCCCGCTTCGGTGACGACGACGTCGGCGAGCCGGCGGGCGGTGTTCAGCGCGATGATGCTATTCGCTCCATGCGCAATATTGGCAAACGGTCCGCCGTGCACCACCGCCGGGGTGGCCTCCAGGGTCTGCACCAGGTTCGGCAGCACCGCGTCTTTCAGCACCACCGCCATAGCCCCCTGGGCGCCCTGCTCTCCCAGGTCGGCCACGGTGCGCTCCTCGCCGTCGTGGGTCCGCCCGATGATGATCCGACCCAGTCGCTCCGTGAGGTCCTCCAGGTCGGCGGCGAGGCAAAACGCCGCCATCGTTTCGGTGGCTACCGTGATTTCGAAACCGGTCTCGCGCGGCACTCCCGAGGCCCGACCGCCCAGCCCGTTCACCACCTGGCGCAGGGAGCGGTCGTTCACGTCCAGGGCGCGGCGCAGGGTGATGGTGCGCGGATCCAGGTCGAGCTCGTTGCCGTGGTGGAGGTGATTGTCGATCAGCGCGCACAGCAGGTTGTGGGCGGAGGTGATGGCGTGAAAGTCCCCGGTGAAGTGCAGGTTGATCGCATCCATCGGGGCCACCTGCGCGCGCCCGCCACCGGTGGCCCCGCCCTTCATCCCGAACACCGGGCCCATCGAGGGTTCGCGCAGCGCCACCATGGCGTTGCTGCCGGTGCGGCGCAGCCCGTCGGCCAGGCCGATCGTCACGGTGGTCTTACCCTCGCCCGCCGGGGTGGGACTGATAGCGGTCACCAGCACCACGGAGGCCTCCGGCTCATCCGACGCATCCAGCTCCCCCAGGCGCGCGACGTCGATTTTCGCCGCATGCCGACCATAGGGGATCAGGGCGTCCTGCGGAATTCCCGCCCGCTCGGCGATCTCCGCCATGGATCGCAGGGTCACGGATGCCGCCATCTCTGCGTCACTCATGACGCCAGTCTAACGCTCAGGCGCCTGCGGATGTGTCCGATCTCACGTGGGTGACTCGACGACGCCGGACGCCTCCGCACTGGCACGTTCCAGCGACCCCACCGGACGGCGCAACCGGCGCACGGTCGCCAGCAGCACCAGGGCCACCAGCACCGCCACCCCGAACACCACGGTGCCCACCGGCCAGCGCGCATAGGCCCGGGAGACCGCCTCGAACCCCACGAATCCGATGGTGGAGTAGATGGTCGCCCACGCCGCGCCGCCGACCACCAGTGCGGGTAAGTATCGCCAGGCCGACATCCGAGTGGCGCCCGCGCTGAGGTTAGCCAGGGTCTGGAACCCGATCGTCAGGAAACTCACCGCCACCACCGGGGCGCCCCAGCGGTTAATCCGGGCTTCGGCCGTGAGGTACGACGGCGAAGCGAGCAGCTTCTCGGCGCGCTCAAACCGCGCGGCACCGCGGCGCACCAGCCGGCCCACCACGTAGGTCGCCCCGGCCCGGGCGAAAACAATGCAGAACAGCGCCAGCCATACCCAGACCAGCGGCATGTTCCAATTCAAGGGGTTCACCTCTCCAGGGTATCCGGCGACAGTCCTATGTGCCGAAATGAGCCGAGCCTGCCCTCACTCGGCCCGCCTC
It includes:
- the thiE gene encoding thiamine phosphate synthase yields the protein MSPRERAERAAAIDWSLYHVTDTGYSGGPARVPEVAAAAVAGGATVIQVRDKTLDDDALIQLVRACRARIVEEVGVARFEQVPLFVNDRLEVARVTGCHLHVGQSDDSVARARGVLGEKVLIGLSTSSAAEVDSAARAEGDARPDVIGIGPVWVTATKPDAAEPLGIDGLRDRLRVRDAACSQHPEAPALPAVAIGGIDRERARSVAATGVDGICVVSAIASAPSPRVAAARLREEVACARPQP
- the thiM gene encoding hydroxyethylthiazole kinase, which produces MTTFPELHLLRERAPLVQCLTNTVVQQITANVLLAVGAAPAMVAHPVEAPEFARVADGVLVNLGTISDATADAMRAAVAAAGETETPWVLDPVAVGGLSVRTRLAHELVEGRPSAIRGNASEILALAGAGSGGRGVDATDAVETVLDSARALAERTGAVVAVSGPSDAIVSLGRVSQVTGGHPVMQQVIGTGCSLGAVTAAALGAVRFGVEVHSDHDAVLAAHALLSAAGTLAAETTVRPGSFSVAWMDALHELTPERVGELVTVEEHA
- a CDS encoding 3-oxoacyl-ACP reductase, which gives rise to MTSATVASPPTTPGTASRPVSAAPDLSDRIVVVTGGARGLGRHLTEAFLEAGARVVIGYLSSRDAAEELVARHPDRTVAVRADVRHRDEVQALVSAGRERFGAPVNVVVNNALVDFSFNGDARPSVEQITGADFARQYEGAVEGALHLIQAALPDFEEAGEARVINVGTNLVQNPVVPYHDYTAAKAGLLALTRTFAAELGPRGVRVNMVSGGLLRSTDASSATPDEVFDAIAAATPLREVTTPAQFADAVLFFASEGSRAVTGQNLVVDGGLVMN
- a CDS encoding formate--tetrahydrofolate ligase: MSDAEMAASVTLRSMAEIAERAGIPQDALIPYGRHAAKIDVARLGELDASDEPEASVVLVTAISPTPAGEGKTTVTIGLADGLRRTGSNAMVALREPSMGPVFGMKGGATGGGRAQVAPMDAINLHFTGDFHAITSAHNLLCALIDNHLHHGNELDLDPRTITLRRALDVNDRSLRQVVNGLGGRASGVPRETGFEITVATETMAAFCLAADLEDLTERLGRIIIGRTHDGEERTVADLGEQGAQGAMAVVLKDAVLPNLVQTLEATPAVVHGGPFANIAHGANSIIALNTARRLADVVVTEAGFGADLGAEKFMQITGPTAGAMPNAVVVVATVRALKFNGGMGLATLNDPGTAGLEEHLAALEAGVVNLGRHVENMQRFGAPVVVAINRFTQDDDAELAWLQDWCRDQGVACAVTEVWAHGGAGAEELAGHVRAALEQGRTAEGLFTPETGARERIERIVTEIYGGAGVEYSALAARQLADLEAAGEDRVPVCMAKTPYSFSDDPARMGAPEGFTVSIRELRRRPGAGFLVALTGQILTMPGLPRRPAADGMSVVDGQISGLS
- a CDS encoding DedA family protein — encoded protein: MNPLNWNMPLVWVWLALFCIVFARAGATYVVGRLVRRGAARFERAEKLLASPSYLTAEARINRWGAPVVAVSFLTIGFQTLANLSAGATRMSAWRYLPALVVGGAAWATIYSTIGFVGFEAVSRAYARWPVGTVVFGVAVLVALVLLATVRRLRRPVGSLERASAEASGVVESPT